GTGGTTGACCTTCTCCACCTGCGGATAGCGCTGGGTGACCACGGCGTCGAAGGCCATGTCGCCCATGCCCTGGAACGAGGGGTTCAGCGAGGCCAGGGTCTGCATGGTGGTGGCGCCGCGCACGGTTTCGTCGTGATCGAGGATCGTCAGGCCCAGCTGGTCCTTCACGCCGATCACCGACTTCTTGAAGCGACCGTCGGCCCACGAGGCCGCCGCGCGCTTCTGGCTTTCCACGGCGTAGGCGTCGACGTCGTCGCGGCTGAAGCCGTAGACCGAGGCGATCAGGTCGGCCGAGATGCCCTGCGGAGCGAAATAGGTCTTGAAGGCCGAGGAGGGGTCGGTCGGCCAGGCGCCGCCGTCGCTGGCCATGGGCACGCGGCTCATGCTCTCGACGCCGCCGCCGATGGTCAGCTGGGCTTCACCCGAGGCCACCTTGGCCGCGGCCATGTTCACCGCTTCCAGGCCCGAGGCGCAGAAACGGTTGATCTGCACGCCCGCGACGCTCTCGGCGTAGTCGGCGGTCAGGACGGCGGTGCGGGCGATGTCGGCGCCCTGCTCGCCCACCGGCGAGACGCAGCCCAGGACGACGTCGTCGACATAGGAGGTGTCCAGGCCGTTGCGCTCGCGCAGGCTTTCCAGGACCTGGGTGGCCAGGGACAGGGCGGTGATCTCGTGCAGAGACCCGTCCTTCTTGCCCTTGCCGCGCGGCGTGCGCACGGCGTCAAAGATATAAGCGTCGGCCATTGTATGGCTCCTTCCTGCGTAGGCTTGGATGGTTCGTTAACCAAAAAGGCGTCTGATTCCGTTGGTTTGGAGATCAGGACGATGACGGCAGCGGAGCGCTCGACGGACGCGGCCCACCCGGTGGTGAGCGACTTCATCGCGCGCGGCTATCATGTGTTCGGCGGTGGCGTGGACCCGGCGGCGGCGAGC
The window above is part of the Caulobacter soli genome. Proteins encoded here:
- a CDS encoding acetyl-CoA C-acetyltransferase, with translation MADAYIFDAVRTPRGKGKKDGSLHEITALSLATQVLESLRERNGLDTSYVDDVVLGCVSPVGEQGADIARTAVLTADYAESVAGVQINRFCASGLEAVNMAAAKVASGEAQLTIGGGVESMSRVPMASDGGAWPTDPSSAFKTYFAPQGISADLIASVYGFSRDDVDAYAVESQKRAAASWADGRFKKSVIGVKDQLGLTILDHDETVRGATTMQTLASLNPSFQGMGDMAFDAVVTQRYPQVEKVNHVHHAGNSSGIVDGAAGVLIGTKEMGEALGLKARARIKGAASIGSEPSIMLTGPSLVTEKLLKKLKMEVSDIDLYELNEAFAAVVLRMMQALNIPHDKMNVNGGAIAMGHPLGATGAMILGTMVDELERSDKETALITLCVGAGMGTATVIERV